In Arthrobacter citreus, a genomic segment contains:
- a CDS encoding methylated-DNA--[protein]-cysteine S-methyltransferase, whose protein sequence is MAVFPGVPDPASDHGLGRIVEEGFEEAERQLGEYFDGTRCCFELELDTRGTDFQRRVWAEVSAIPYGQTCSYKELAIRLGDAAKARGVGAALSRNPLNIVIPTHRVVGSRGALTGYSAGIDSKRFLLDHESSAATAVLRVQCAGPAGVPA, encoded by the coding sequence TTGGCCGTCTTTCCGGGCGTTCCCGATCCGGCATCGGATCATGGGTTGGGACGCATCGTCGAGGAGGGGTTTGAGGAAGCGGAGCGTCAACTCGGTGAGTATTTCGACGGGACACGCTGCTGCTTCGAGCTCGAACTGGACACCCGCGGAACCGACTTCCAGCGACGGGTCTGGGCCGAGGTTTCAGCGATACCGTACGGCCAGACGTGCAGCTACAAGGAGCTGGCCATCCGCCTTGGGGATGCGGCCAAAGCACGCGGGGTGGGTGCGGCGCTCTCCCGCAATCCCCTGAATATCGTTATTCCCACCCACCGGGTGGTCGGCTCCAGGGGAGCGCTGACCGGGTACTCCGCAGGCATCGACTCCAAGCGTTTCCTCCTGGACCATGAGTCCTCGGCGGCAACCGCCGTCCTGCGCGTCCAATGTGCCGGCCCGGCCGGTGTGCCTGCTTGA
- the dprA gene encoding DNA-processing protein DprA, translated as MSGAQLDLLRSRAALSRLFEPSDNVGLALVAAAGPVDAARVATGTLRAGTALAGEIMEELVAAGISGHGSTLTEALTRWAPRVPDLAPDRDLATIGRSGGELLIPEDPRWPEALRDLGLGMPLCLWARGDVGRGLPPLSRTAAVVGSRDSTGYGVSVAGDLAAGLVTRGWTVVSGGAYGIDAQAHRAALAIGGTGETPTIAVMACGADRYYPSGNEDLLREVVRRGVLLSEVPPGSSPTRWRFLQRNRIIAALSAVTVVVEARWRSGALNTAHHAAALGREVGAVPGSVYSANSAGCHRLLRDGSAVCVTDAAEVIELGGPIGAAADSVGTAHEQPAAAHDGLTVEDLLLLDALPLRRGSPVEKLATVAGLSVPAVRAGLARLELEDLAVRDGPQLWKRSRR; from the coding sequence ATGAGCGGCGCGCAGCTGGACCTGTTGAGAAGCCGGGCCGCTCTTTCCCGATTGTTTGAACCGTCCGACAACGTGGGGCTGGCTCTTGTGGCCGCGGCCGGACCGGTGGACGCGGCACGGGTGGCCACGGGGACGCTGCGGGCAGGGACAGCGCTGGCCGGTGAAATTATGGAGGAGCTGGTGGCCGCGGGGATCTCCGGGCATGGGAGCACCCTCACCGAAGCTTTGACCCGGTGGGCGCCAAGGGTTCCTGATCTGGCTCCTGACCGTGACCTGGCGACGATCGGCCGTTCAGGGGGCGAGCTGCTCATCCCGGAGGACCCGCGCTGGCCCGAAGCCCTGCGGGATCTGGGGTTGGGGATGCCGCTGTGCCTGTGGGCACGCGGCGACGTCGGCCGGGGGCTGCCCCCGCTGTCCAGAACAGCAGCGGTAGTGGGGTCCCGGGACAGCACGGGGTACGGGGTATCAGTGGCCGGTGATCTGGCCGCAGGACTGGTAACGCGGGGATGGACCGTTGTTTCCGGAGGAGCCTACGGCATCGATGCCCAGGCACACCGTGCGGCGTTGGCGATCGGCGGCACCGGTGAAACGCCCACCATTGCCGTGATGGCATGCGGCGCGGACCGCTATTACCCCTCGGGCAATGAGGATCTCCTGCGTGAGGTGGTCCGGCGCGGGGTCCTGCTGTCGGAAGTACCGCCGGGATCCTCTCCCACGCGCTGGAGATTTCTGCAGCGGAACAGGATCATCGCGGCTCTCAGCGCCGTCACGGTGGTGGTCGAAGCCCGCTGGCGCTCAGGTGCACTTAATACGGCCCACCATGCCGCAGCGCTGGGACGTGAGGTCGGCGCGGTGCCGGGGTCGGTCTATTCAGCCAACTCGGCCGGCTGTCACCGGCTGCTGCGGGACGGCAGCGCTGTATGTGTGACCGATGCCGCAGAGGTCATCGAACTGGGAGGCCCCATCGGTGCTGCTGCAGACTCCGTCGGGACTGCACACGAGCAACCCGCAGCAGCTCACGACGGGCTCACAGTCGAAGATCTTCTCCTGCTCGATGCCCTGCCGCTACGGCGGGGTTCACCGGTGGAGAAGCTGGCCACGGTGGCCGGGCTGTCAGTGCCGGCGGTCCGGGCCGGGTTGGCCAGGCTGGAACTGGAAGACCTCGCCGTCCGGGACGGCCCGCAACTGTGGAAAAGGAGCCGCCGGTGA